Proteins encoded in a region of the Columba livia isolate bColLiv1 breed racing homer unplaced genomic scaffold, bColLiv1.pat.W.v2 Scaffold_156, whole genome shotgun sequence genome:
- the LOC135577875 gene encoding olfactory receptor 14J1-like — protein LHYGTLLGSRACVHMAAAAWATGFLNALLHTANTFSLPLCKGNALGQFFCEIPQILKLSCSHSYLRELGLLVVSACLAFICFVFIVVSYVQILRAVLRIPSEQGRHKAFSTCLPHLAVLSLFLSTVMFAYLKPPSISSPSLDLVVSVLYSVVPPAVNPLIYSMRNQEIKDTLRKLIS, from the coding sequence ctgcactacgggaccctcctgggcagcagagcttgtgtccacatggcagcagctgcctgggccactgggtttctcaatgctctgctgcacacggccaatacattttcactgcccctgtgcaagggcaatgccctgggccagttcttctgtgaaatcccccagatcctcaagctctcctgctcacactcctacctcagggaacttgggcttcttgtggtcagtgcctgtttagcttttatttgttttgtgttcattgtggtgtcctatgtgcagatcttgagggctgtgctgaggatcccctctgagcagggtcggcacaaagccttttccacctgcctccctcacctggccgtgctctccctgttcctcagcactgtcatgtttgcctacctgaagcccccctccatttcttccccatccctggacctggtggtgtctgttctgtactcagtggtgcctccagcagtgaaccccctcatctacagtaTGAGGAACCAGGAGATCAAGGATACCCTgaggaaactcatatcttag